A region of Sugiyamaella lignohabitans strain CBS 10342 chromosome A, complete sequence DNA encodes the following proteins:
- a CDS encoding beta-1,6-glucanase Neg1, with the protein MKLSLTFLTLLSTALASAPAPVAVDINLAQTYQEIDGFGFSEAFQRANDLYHMPEAGRRKALDLLFHPTKGAGFSIIRNGIGSSPNSSSNWMNSIEPVSPGGPNSPPHYVWDRNDSSQFWFAQQAVSYGVKTIYADAWSAPGFMKTNDNENYGGYLCGVRDTNCASGDWRQAYANYLVQYIKFYKESGIDITHVGFLNEPEYNPGGYAGMLSSGFQAADFIKVLYPTIQRAGLSTQVKIACCDSEGWDNQVNMTAEIQQENVEDLLGIITSHSYTSWPTYPINTKKNVWITESADLNGLFAAPWYNNSDAAEGLTWAQNLHTAIVDGHVSAYLYWEGVEVASSSSSHFINVANGQPVTSSIYWALAQFSRFIRPGAVRVGTSSGSSSLSTSAYQNKDGSLSVQIVNNGAATPIQLQVSSRFGKNNLGLNFKAYVTDNSQNIAPLAIKRNFDGTLTVNVPDHSLVTVTDLC; encoded by the coding sequence ATGAAGCTGTCTTTGACTTTCTTGACTTTGCTGTCTACAGCATTGGCATCTGCCCCGGCCCCAGTGGCAGTAGACATCAACCTCGCTCAAACCTACCAGGAAATCGATGGTTTCGGATTCTCTGAGGCTTTCCAGCGTGCCAATGATCTCTATCATATGCCAGAAGCTGGTAGACGCAAGGCTTTGGATTTACTCTTCCATCCTACCAAGGGTGCTGGTTTCTCCATTATCAGAAATGGTATTGGATCGTCTCCCAACTCGTCCAGTAACTGGATGAACTCAATTGAACCTGTTAGTCCTGGTGGTCCTAACAGTCCTCCTCACTATGTGTGGGATCGTAATGACAGTAGTCAATTCTGGTTTGCTCAACAGGCAGTATCGTATGGAGTCAAGACCATCTATGCCGATGCCTGGAGTGCTCCTGGTTTCATGAAGACAAACGACAATGAAAATTACGGAGGATATTTGTGTGGTGTTAGAGACACCAACTGTGCCAGCGGTGATTGGAGACAAGCTTATGCCAATTACCTTGTGCAATACATTAAATTCTACAAGGAGTCAGGTATTGATATCACTCATGTGGGATTCCTTAATGAACCCGAATACAACCCCGGTGGATACGCTGGTATGTTGAGTTCCGGTTTCCAAGCAGCAGACTTCATTAAGGTTCTCTACCCAACTATCCAACGTGCCGGATTGTCTACTCAAGTCAAGATCGCCTGTTGCGATTCTGAAGGTTGGGACAACCAAGTCAACATGACTGCCGAGATCCAACAAGAAAATGTTGAGGATCTTCTTGGAATAATCACATCTCACTCGTACACGAGCTGGCCCACTTACCCCATCAACACTAAGAAGAACGTCTGGATTACTGAGAGCGCCGACCTCAACGGTCTGTTTGCTGCTCCCTGGTACAATAACAGCGACGCGGCCGAGGGTCTTACCTGGGCTCAGAATTTGCACACTGCTATTGTTGACGGTCACGTCAGTGCTTACCTTTACTGGGAAGGTGTTGAGGTTGCCagttcgtcgtcttctCACTTCATCAATGTTGCCAACGGCCAGCCCGTCACCTCTAGCATTTACTGGGCCCTGGCTCAATTCAGTCGTTTCATCCGACCCGGTGCTGTCAGAGTAGGAACCTCGAGCGGATCCTCGTCACTCAGCACCAGTGCCTACCAGAACAAGGATGGCTCTCTCAGTGTCCAAATCGTCAACAACGGAGCCGCCACGCCCATCCAGCTCCAAGTCAGCTCCAGATTCGGAAAGAACAACCTCGGCCTCAACTTCAAGGCCTACGTCACAGACAACTCGCAAAacattgctcctctcgctatCAAAAGAAACTTTGACGGCACTCTCACCGTCAACGTCCCCGACCACTCCCTGGTCACCGTCACTGACCTGTGTTAA
- the SGT2 gene encoding Sgt2p (Glutamine-rich cytoplasmic cochaperone; serves as a scaffold bringing together Get4, Get5p, and other TRC complex members that are required to mediate posttranslational insertion of tail-anchored proteins into the ER membrane; interacts with the prion domain of Sup35p; amyloid sensor; plays a role in targeting chaperones to prion aggregates; has similarity to human cochaperone SGT; forms cytoplasmic foci upon DNA replication stress; GO_component: GO:0072380 - TRC complex [Evidence IDA] [PMID 20850366]; GO_component: GO:0005737 - cytoplasm [Evidence IEA,IEA]; GO_component: GO:0005737 - cytoplasm [Evidence IDA] [PMID 14562095]; GO_component: GO:0005737 - cytoplasm [Evidence IDA] [PMID 22842922]; GO_function: GO:0032947 - protein complex scaffold [Evidence IMP] [PMID 20850366]; GO_process: GO:0006620 - posttranslational protein targeting to membrane [Evidence IDA] [PMID 20850366]; GO_process: GO:0009408 - response to heat [Evidence IMP] [PMID 12482202]), which produces MSSSKTSRTVAVGILDFLTKSIANGTVSSEDADSVQVALECVSEVFNVSLDDKKELLGDESLTSIVEKFQSGVSATTSTNKGPGGVSVAAAASSKDGTPISVSVSSSSPSTPSEEDLKEAQKLKVEGNRFMAQQKFEEAVEAYTKAIAKEPRNAVYFSNRSAAYSSLRKSTEAADDARKALEIDPTYSKAYSRLGLALYSLGDAQGAMEAYANGIKSEGDSPSDGMKKGYETAKKRVEEELEASVPGGSSDSTSNSRSVDASSAATASAGGASASAGAGGLPDLSALGNMFGGGGGMPNLSQLMSDPTISQMAQNLMSNPSALAGLMNNPSLQRMRERAQSGQMPNLSELMSDPSLQDMARNFMGGAGSGGNAGSE; this is translated from the coding sequence ATGTCATCCAGCAAAACGAGTCGCACTGTTGCGGTTGGTattcttgattttttgaCAAAGTCCATTGCCAATGGCACAGTTTCTtcagaagatgctgattcAGTTCAAGTGGCTTTAGAATGCGTTTCCGAGGTATTTAACGTCAGCCTCGACGATAAGAAAGAACTTCTCGGAGATGAGTCGTTAACTTCGATTGTTGAAAAGTTTCAATCAGGTGTTTCAGCTACTACTAGCACAAATAAAGGTCCTGGAGGTGTCAGTGTGGCGGCGGCAGCTTCTTCTAAGGATGGAACACCTATCTCAGTTTCGGTGTCCAGTTCGTCTCCATCCACACCTTCTGAAGAGGACTTGAAAGAAGCTCAAAAGTTGAAGGTTGAAGGTAACCGATTCATGGCTCAACAGAAATTCGAGGAAGCAGTCGAGGCTTATACTAAAGCAATTGCCAAAGAACCTCGTAATGCGgtatatttttcaaacagATCAGCTGCTTACAGCTCACTGAGGAAATCTACCGAGGCTGCAGATGATGCTAGAAAGGCTCTTGAGATTGATCCCACCTATTCCAAGGCATATTCTAGACTTGGTCTGGCTTTATATAGTCTAGGCGATGCTCAAGGTGCTATGGAAGCATATGCTAACGGTATCAAGAGCGAGGGTGATTCTCCTAGTGATGGTATGAAGAAGGGTTATGAGACTGCTAAAAAGAGAGTTGAGGAAGAGCTTGAAGCTTCAGTTCCTGGCGGATCTTCAGACTCCACGTCAAATTCAAGATCGGTTGATGCCTCATCAGCTGCCACAGCCTCTGCTGGTGGAGCCAGTGCCAgtgctggtgccggtgGTCTGCCTGATCTTTCGGCTCTTGGCAATATGTTTGGCGGTGGCGGCGGTATGCCCAATCTCAGTCAGCTTATGAGTGATCCTACTATCAGCCAAATGGCACAAAACCTCATGTCGAACCCATCTGCTCTTGCTGGACTCATGAATAACCCCTCTCTTCAAAGAATGCGTGAAAGAGCTCAGAGCGGTCAAATGCCAAACCTGAGTGAGCTCATGTCTGATCCTTCTTTGCAAGATATGGCCCGTAATTTTATGGGTGGAGCTGGCTCGGGTGGCAACGCTGGCTCTGAATAG
- the PRP21 gene encoding Prp21p (Subunit of the SF3a splicing factor complex; required for spliceosome assembly; GO_component: GO:0005686 - U2 snRNP [Evidence TAS] [PMID 11804584]; GO_component: GO:0071004 - U2-type prespliceosome [Evidence IDA] [PMID 16618970]; GO_component: GO:0005634 - nucleus [Evidence IEA,IEA]; GO_component: GO:0005681 - spliceosomal complex [Evidence IEA]; GO_function: GO:0003723 - RNA binding [Evidence IEA]; GO_function: GO:0003723 - RNA binding [Evidence IDA] [PMID 8065365]; GO_process: GO:0006396 - RNA processing [Evidence IEA]; GO_process: GO:0008380 - RNA splicing [Evidence IEA]; GO_process: GO:0006397 - mRNA processing [Evidence IEA]; GO_process: GO:0000398 - mRNA splicing, via spliceosome [Evidence IDA] [PMID 8969185]) — MPESTKSDLASASPQTAQGADKDSGNGAEASSSNGAPAGTIIPPPDVRAVVEKTVDYIARRGDAFLERIRNSNDSARFSFVKENDPYYNYYNWRLEQHKSGQVKAQTSNGKDGDSTEDSGSTVATKSTTPKEPYKFEFSTPLPPISAQDLEIIKITARYAAKAGKQFITSLSHKERSNFQYDFLKPTHSLYPLFTGLIDQYRLVMNPTEELKSRISAGAVNKYQVLENAKQRAEYLAYQEEHNKKTAEEAEKERIAYAQIDWHDFTVVETILFTQADLDTELPPPITLSQLQFASLEQKRTGKYRIEEAAPDYVPEPPTNPVNNKSRPSPPPTTEDDKTKSITVPGVGTIDLSSIPGLSTNTDSDSTNISTTPAARPTPPASAPVPGMKIRPAGASVRTRLLNKKEEPTIQSPYTGEAIPQSKYDEHMRIMSLDPQWKEQRAIEQERQSTTNLSTSEVSINLKRFASSRSDLFDTDNVPQTEEERDRIKRAAREPQWDGRQSTKQAAISQADANRAADERDRRNKSSSHRRGGP; from the coding sequence ATGCCCGagtcaacaaaatcagatTTGGCTTCAGCATCGCCACAAACAGCTCAGGGAGCTGATAAAGACTCTGGAAATGGCGCAGAAGCCAGTTCTTCGAATGGCGCTCCCGCAGGAACTATTATCCCACCTCCAGATGTCCGAGCAGTTGTGGAAAAGACAGTAGACTACATTGCTCGTAGAGGTGATGCATTTTTAGAAAGAATCAGGAACAGTAATGACAGTGCGAGGTTTAGTTTtgtcaaagaaaatgatcCTTACTATAACTACTATAACTGGAGACTGGAGCAGCACAAATCCGGTCAAGTCAAGGCTCAAACTTCCAATGGAAAAGATGGTGATTCAACAGAAGATTCTGGTTCTACGGTTGCTACTAAATCAACAACTCCAAAAGAACCGTATAAATTCGAATTTTCGACACCACTTCCGCCTATTTCAGCACAAGATCTTGAAATTATCAAGATAACTGCTCGATATGCTGCTAAAGCTGGTAAACAGTTTATTACATCTCTTTCTCATAAAGAGAGGTCGAATTTCCAATATGATTTTCTTAAGCCAACGCATTCACTTTATCCATTATTCACAGGTTTAATAGACCAGTACCGACTTGTCATGAACCCAACTGAAGAATTAAAATCCCGTATCAGTGCTGGCGCTGTCAACAAATATCAAGTACTTGAAAATGCGAAACAGAGGGCTGAATACTTGGCttatcaagaagaacataacaagaaaacagctgaagaagctgagaaAGAGAGAATTGCATATGCCCAGATTGACTGGCATGACTTCACTGTCGTCGAGACCATCCTTTTCACCCAGGCTGATCTTGACACAGAGTTGCCACCTCCAATCACTCTTTCTCAACTTCAGTTTGCTTCTCTTGAACAGAAAAGAACCGGCAAATATCGCATCGAAGAAGCTGCTCCTGACTACGTTCCCGAACCTCCAACCAATCCggttaataataaatccaGACCCAGTCCTCCTCCTACGACAGAAGACGacaaaaccaaatcaaTCACTGTACCAGGTGTGGGCACCATCGACCTGTCATCCATTCCTGGTCTCAGTACGAACACAGACTCGGACTCTACAAACATATCTACAACACCAGCTGCCCGTCCTACTCCTCCTGCCTCTGCTCCTGTTCCCGGTATGAAAATCCGACCTGCTGGTGCAAGTGTGAGAACCAGACTactgaacaaaaaagaagagccTACCATTCAATCCCCCTATACAGGAGAAGCAATTCCCCAATCGAAATATGACGAGCATATGCGTATCATGAGTCTCGATCCACAATGGAAAGAGCAACGTGCTATTGAACAGGAACGTCAGTCCACAACCAACCTTTCTACAAGCGAAGTGAGCATAAATCTCAAACGGTTTGCCAGCAGTCGTAGCGATCTTTTCGACACTGATAATGTGCCCCAAACCGAGGAAGAACGTGACCGTATCAAACGTGCTGCTCGCGAACCCCAGTGGGACGGCCGCCAATCCACTAAACAGGCTGCTATCTCTCAGGCTGATGCTAATCGTGCTGCCGACGAACGTGATCGCAGAAACAAATCTTCTTCCCATAGACGCGGTGGTCCttaa
- the RRN3 gene encoding Rrn3p (Protein required for transcription of rDNA by RNA polymerase I; transcription factor independent of DNA template; involved in recruitment of RNA polymerase I to rDNA; structure reveals unique HEAT repeat fold and a surface serine patch; phosphorylation of serine patch impairs cell growth and reduces RNA polymerase I binding in vitro and RNA polymerase I recruitment to the rDNA gene in vivo; GO_component: GO:0005730 - nucleolus [Evidence IDA] [PMID 19416370]; GO_component: GO:0005634 - nucleus [Evidence IEA,IEA]; GO_function: GO:0003677 - DNA binding [Evidence IDA] [PMID 23393135]; GO_function: GO:0001042 - RNA polymerase I core binding [Evidence IDA,IPI] [PMID 11032814]; GO_function: GO:0001179 - RNA polymerase I transcription factor binding [Evidence IDA,IPI] [PMID 11032814]; GO_function: GO:0001082 - RNA polymerase I transcription factor binding transcription factor activity [Evidence IDA,IGI,IPI] [PMID 11032814]; GO_function: GO:0001181 - core RNA polymerase I binding transcription factor activity [Evidence IDA,IGI,IPI] [PMID 11032814]; GO_process: GO:0006355 - regulation of transcription, DNA-templated [Evidence IEA]; GO_process: GO:0001180 - transcription initiation from RNA polymerase I promoter for nuclear large rRNA transcript [Evidence IMP] [PMID 8670901]; GO_process: GO:0006351 - transcription, DNA-templated [Evidence IEA]), translated as MPAVVPSMTVIDSNSNRTPTPPLSRASSPSIKTIKSALKKSSSIGSDGSLMSSNNLNFSETVYKARVQDALDQLTFHKNANPINHLVAQLEIPSNSSESLTPEKSLYLVKALTSEVSRLDSPSCAPLINAILKMKWTNKNADFVSAYVRFLGVLVSSIPKWWTEVANKVISEFTMKETTAHHSVLSYILKIIPTASSTVSGIFIKNFPHKSDTSKHLVCYVKNLLKTVEYCDELERSVWALIFERTVQLDVELYEELEDEDDDIDDDDDEYDDDDDVDLDQDKDENGTSYTSELAVKLEEESSDDEDDGDDWDDNASDMSEYDVEDHITTDVKSLKRKLDSIITLLFDYLDTKFNAEKLNSPQTVQLFTTLVDLFKAFILSTHRTRSVQYIIFRTCHAHPDLLDAFLVSMIELALSPSENVERRQKAMQYISSFIARAKGLSRAQIIFVVSFLTGWLDRYIREREIEVDNAVGGMGRFKMFYSVSQALFYIFCFRHSILRKTDDVESSSVATPAPSTKRAVSPSSEWECDLDHLFQRVILTKFNPLRYCKHTVVAMFAQIAQKENAAYCFTIIEQNRLGGFRSSSSISSGNISDSGALPSPLSNYSSNSYFGAGNTFWTKSQEFVALEGYFPFDPLMLPKARHYLDGLYVEWEEVAEDFSDGSSDEDDEAENDTDSDESDSDIDMSNDDEDSD; from the coding sequence ATGCCTGCTGTTGTCCCCTCAATGACGGTAATCGACTCGAATAGCAATCGTACCCCAACTCCGCCTCTTTCTAGGGCTTCGTCCCCTTCGATTAAAACGATAAAGTCTGCTTTGAAGAAATCTTCCTCGATTGGTAGTGATGGCTCTTTAATGTCGTCGAACAACCTGAACTTCTCGGAAACGGTCTACAAGGCTCGAGTTCAAGATGCCTTGGACCAGCTTACGTTTCACAAAAATGCAAACCCCATTAACCATTTGGTTGCTCAGTTGGAGATTCCTAGTAACTCTAGTGAATCATTAACTCCTGAAAAGTCTCTTTATTTGGTGAAAGCTTTAACGAGCGAAGTTTCCAGATTGGATTCTCCTTCATGTGCACCTTTGATCAATGCCATTCTAAAAATGAAATGgacaaacaaaaatgcCGACTTTGTTAGTGCTTATGTGCGGTTTCTAGGTGTACTAGTCAGTTCCATTCCTAAATGGTGGACCGAAGTGGCCAATAAAGTTATTTCTGAGTTTACTATGAAGGAAACCACTGCCCATCATTCTGTGCTTAGTTACATCCTAAAAATTATTCCCACTGCATCTAGCACCGTGAGcggtatatttattaaaaactTTCCTCACAAGTCAGACACTAGCAAGCATTTAGTCTGCTATGTGAAGAATTTACTTAAAACTGTTGAATATTGTGACGAACTCGAAAGATCAGTGTGGGCCCTGATTTTTGAGAGAACTGTCCAACTTGATGTTGAGCTGTATGAAGAAttggaagatgaagacgacgacatagatgacgatgatgatgaatatgatgatgacgatgatgttgaTCTCGATCAAGATAAGGATGAAAACGGTACTAGCTATACAAGTGAATTGGCCGTTaagcttgaagaagagtctagtgatgatgaggatgacggTGATGACTGGGATGATAATGCGTCTGATATGTCGGAATACGATGTTGAAGACCATATCACTACTGATGTCAAGAGCCTTAAGCGTAAGCTTGACTCAATAATTACACTTTTATTCGACTATCTTGATACTAAGTTTAATGCAGAGAAGCTCAATTCCCCACAAACTGTTCAGCTATTCACCACACTTGTAGATCTTTTCAAAGCCTTTATTCTTTCAACCCATCGTACAAGATCTGTACAGTACATTATCTTTCGTACTTGCCATGCTCATCCAGACCTTCTTGATGCTTTCCTTGTGTCTATGATTGAGCTGGCTTTGTCTCCTTCGGAAAATGTCGAGAGACGTCAAAAGGCCATGCAATACATTTCATCTTTCATTGCTCGTGCCAAGGGTCTTTCAAGAGCACAGATCATCTTTGTGgtctctttcttgactgGCTGGTTAGACAGATACATACGTGAAAGAGAAATAGAAGTTGACAACGCCGTGGGAGGAATGGGTAGATTCAAAATGTTCTACTCAGTAAGCCAGGCCCTGTTCTACATTTTCTGCTTTCGCCATTCTATTTTGCGCAAAACTGATGATGTAGAAAGCTCCTCTGTTGCCACTCCAGCTCCCTCCACGAAACGGGCTgtttctccttcttcagAATGGGAGTGTGATTTGGATCATCTTTTCCAAAGAGTCATTCTTACCAAGTTCAATCCTCTTCGTTATTGTAAACACACTGTTGTTGCTATGTTTGCACAGATTGCTCAAAAAGAGAATGCCGCCTACTGTTTCACTATTATAGAACAGAACAGATTAGGTGGGTTCAGATCTTCAAGCAGTATCAGTAGCGGCAACATCAGTGATAGCGGTGCTCTCCCAAGTCCCCTTAGTAACTATAGTTCCAATTCTTATTTCGGGGCTGGTAATACTTTTTGGACAAAGAGCCAAGAGTTTGTTGCTCTTGAAGGCTACTTTCCGTTTGATCCTCTTATGTTGCCTAAGGCTCGTCACTACCTAGATGGATTATATGTAGAGTGGGAAGAGGTTGCAGAAGACTTTTCTGATGGTAGCagtgatgaagacgatgaagcCGAAAACGAtactgattctgatgagTCTGATTCTGACATTGACATGTcgaatgatgatgaggacTCTGATTAA
- the yip11 gene encoding SMN family protein Yip11 produces MSKRFRENRYDERGSRGRYDSGSVQLNYDDEEEGGSDRVEEELATGDSGRGGRGSEKKSRKRKKGANGFDDKSEGANTAGEIDLDAGQRSVFPGIPQNISAPSAGGPPLSALEYIQSVRFEARSRPSVVSVVPAAVGDDLESVENMEINGMECEELDPTTDHISHGSVVEAVVDVEKTSAVSVVSPVGIDLEWHTEFSEKMKSIREVWSADESREGQAGGKTAASTTAKPQSLKEWRLYLMNCLPTPLNVRSVSLPDALFILSHCHKWMTPNLAPELSRWVFALLTRLPPVLNGDDISLLREAARKTHIARNDQQRSPDAATKFTADIISSVAASFYGQTDLLYG; encoded by the coding sequence ATGTCAAAGCGGTTTCGGGAAAACCGGTATGATGAGCGTGGTAGTAGGGGAAGATATGATAGTGGGAGTGTTCAGCTGAATTACgacgatgaggaagaaggtGGGAGTGATCGGGTTGAGGAGGAATTGGCGACAGGAGACTCTGGTCGGGGTGGGCGAGGGAGTGAAAAGAAGAGtaggaagaggaagaaagGGGCAAATGGGTTTGATGACAAGTCTGAAGGTGCTAATACTGCTGGAGAGATTGATCTGGATGCAGGTCAGAGATCTGTGTTTCCGGGAATACCGCAGAATATCAGTGCTCCGAGTGCTGGAGGACCGCCGCTGAGTGCTCTGGAGTATATTCAGAGCGTGAGGTTCGAGGCGAGATCAAGGCCGTCGGTTGTGAGCGTGGTACcggctgctgttggtgatgatttGGAGTCGGTAGAGAACATGGAGATCAATGGAATGGAGTGTGAAGAGCTTGATCCAACGACTGATCATATCAGTCATGGGAGTGTGGTGGAAGCTGTGGTGGACGTTGAGAAAACCAGCGCTGTATCAGTTGTATCTCCGGTAGGGATTGATCTGGAATGGCATACTGAATTTAGtgagaaaatgaaatcGATACGAGAGGTATGGTCTGCTGACGAGTCTCGTGAGGGTCAGGCAGGTGGAAAGACTGCTGCATCGACAACTGCGAAACCACAGTCTTTGAAAGAATGGAGACTGTATTTGATGAACTGTCTTCCTACTCCCTTGAATGTGCGGTCTGTCAGTCTTCCAGACGCACTATTCATATTAAGTCATTGCCACAAGTGGATGACACCTAATCTGGCACCTGAATTGTCAAGGTGGGTGTTTGCTCTTCTGACTCGTCTCCCACCAGTTCTTAACGGCGATGATATATCTTTGTTACGAGAAGCTGCTAGAAAAACTCACATTGCTAGAAATGACCAGCAACGATCGCctgatgctgctaccaAGTTCACTGCAGACATTATCAGTTCGGTGGCTGCCTCTTTTTACGGGCAGACTGATTTGTTATATGGTtga